A segment of the Streptomyces diastaticus subsp. diastaticus genome:
CGCCCTCGGAGCCCAGCACCTCGACGGTACGGGCGGCGGGGCCGTGCGCCTCGGTGACGAAGACGGTCCGCCAGCCCTCGCCGAGCCACCGCTTGGTGTCGGCCAGGGCACGGGCGGTGTCACCCCGGTACGTCTCGGGGGCGCGCATCCCCAGTTGCCAGGTGTCGCCGTCGTACGTCTCCTCGTCGGCGGCGAACGGCGAGACGGACCACCACATCATGCCCAGTTCGCGGGCGCGTTCGCGGACGTCGGCGATCCCCCGCAGGGAGGCCGCGCCGACGTCGATGGGGGCCTGCCCTCCCTCGGCGGAGGCCGCCCAGGACGCCTGGAGGAATTCGAGGCTGGTGGCGACCAGGTCGGCGGCGCGGGTACGGACCCGCTCGGGGTCGCAGACCAGGGCCATGGCGCCCTCCGGCAGCACGTCGAGGAGGAGTTCCATCTCGTCGACGAGGACGGGGGCGAGGGACTCCATGCCCTCGACGGCGACGCCCTCGGCGATCTTGCCGAGGAGTTCGCCGAGTTCGGGGTGGTCCTCGGCGAGGGCGGCGGCGCGCTCGCGGACCTGGTCGGTGAGGAGCAGTTCGCGGCAGGGCGGGGCCCACAGGCCGTGCTCGGCGATCTCCAGGGAGCGCTGGTCGGCCACCTTGAAGTAGCGGATCTCCTCGACCTCGTCGCCCCAGAACTCGACGCGGACCGGGTAGTCCTCGGTCGGCGGGAAGACGTCGAGGATGCCGCCGCGCACGGCGAACTCGCCGCGCTTCTCGACCAGCTCCACGCGGGAGTACGCGGCGGCGGCCAGGGCGCGGACGACTTCCTCCAGGTCGGTGGTCCGCCCGGCCCTCAGCGCCACCGGCTCCAGGTCGCCGAGCCCTTTGACCTGCGGCTGGAGCACGGAGCGTACGGAGGCGACGACGACGGAGACCGGGCCGGTCCCGGGGTCGTCGGCGTCCGGGTGGGCGAGGCGGCGCAGCACGGCGAGGCGGCGGCCGACGGTGTCGGAGCGCGGGGAGAGCCGCTCGTGCGGCAGCGTCTCCCAGGACGGGTACTCCACGATTCCGTCCGGCGGGAGCAGGGTGCGCAGGGCGGCCGCCAGGTCCTCGGCCTCGCGGCCGGTGGCGGTGACGGCGAGCACGGTGCGGCCGGTCTCGCGGGCGAGGGCGGCGACGGTGAAGGGCCGCGCGGCGGGCGGGCCGACCAGGTCGGCGGCGAGGAGGTGCCCGTCCCCGGCCGCTTTCAGCGCTTGTGACAGCGCGGGGTCCTCGATCACCGCGTCGAGCAGTCCGTGCAGGCTCATGAAGGGATTCCGTCCTCGTCGTCCTCGTCGTCCACCGCGTGCCCGGCGCTCCCTGTACGCGGGGGGCGTCGCCGCCGGGACGGAGTCGTCACGCCACCGGGGAACACGCGAATGCCCGACACGTCCGACGGGCCGGGGGTCTCCAGCGTACGACGTGCGGCCGCCCGGTGCGTCCGGCACGGTCCGTCGCGTCCCGCTCGCCCTGGGTGGCCGCCGCCGGGGACGCACGGACGGCGGGCGTCCGGGGTTCACGGGGAACCGGGCACGGTTGGCTCACTCTTCGCACACAATTCGCACCGCGACCGTCCCCGGTCCCGCCGACAGCGCTTACGCTGGGCCGAAAAAAGCTCGACCGTCCGCGGCACACGACCGGAGAATCTCCGGAAGGTGCCGCAGGCCCATGACGCAGCCGGGGGCAGAGCGTGGGTGACAACGAGATGGCCGTCTTCGGGCTCTCCGCGACCGAGGAGGAGCTCTACCGGCATTTCCTGCGCAATCCGGGGACCTCCGTCGACGATGTGCACCTCCTGCTGCACACCGCCGGCACGGACGCGGCCCGGGCGCTGGAGCGCCTGCGCGAGCTGGGGCTGCTGCTGCCGGCCGGGCCGGAGGGGCGGGTGGTGCCGGCCGACCCCGAACAGGCCGTCTCCCACCTCGCCGACCGGCGGCTGCACGAGCTCCACCAGGACCTGCGGCGGGTCACCCGGGCCCGGCACGTGGTGGACGGGCTGCGGGCCGAGCAGGGGGCGCGGACGGCCGCGCCGCAGGGCATCGAGCAGATCGAGGGGCTGGCGGCGATCCGCGGCCGCATCGAGGACCTGGCCTTCTTCGCCCGCGAGGAGATCCTCTCCGTGGAGCCCTACACGCGGCTCTCCCCGGAGAACATCGCCCGCTCCCGCCCGCTGGACCTGCGCTGCCTGGCCCGCGGCGTCGTCATCCGCAACGTGGTGCGCCGCTGCGCCCTCTCCGACCCGCCGACCGCCGCCTACCTGCGGGAGCTGACGGCCTCCGGCGCGCACATCCGGGTCGCCGACGAGGGGGAGGCGGGCGAGCGGCTCCTCGTCTACGACCGCCGGACCGTGCTGGTCCCCCTCGACCCGCGCGACACCGCCCGCGGCGCGCTGCTGGCCCACAAGAGCGGCCTGGTCGCCAACATCATCGCCCTCTTCGAGAAGATCTGGGCCCAGGCGGCCCCGCTGGACGCCGAGCCGGAGCAGGGCGGTCTGAGCCCGTTGAGCGAGATGGAGCGCCAGGTCCTGCTGGCGATGTGCACGGTCGGCAAGGACGAGGCGGGCGCCCGCGAACTGGGGGTCTCGGTCCGCACGTACCGGCGGCACGTCGCCGACCTCCTCCAACTGCTGGGAGCGGCCAGCCGCGCCCAGGCGGCCCTGCTGGCCCGGGAGCGCGGCTGGGTCTGAGCGGGCCTGGCCTCCCCGGCCGCCGGCGAGGCTCTCCCGCCGGCCGCAGGCGCCACGCCCCGGCGGCACGGGGCGGACCCGCCCGGCCGCTCGCCGGGAGGACCGCGCCTCACCGACTCGCGGACTGCCGGCCTGCCCGCGGGTCGACGGGGGTGAGGACGCCGAGCCGGTCCTCGATCGCCTGGGCCGCGTCCAGGCACAGGTCCTCCCGGAAGGCGCGCCCGACGAGCCGCACCCCGCGGGGCAGGCCGTCGGCCGTCCCGGCCGGCACGGCCACGGCGGGCACCCCGACGAAGCTGGTCACGGTGCACAGGCGCATCGCCGACCCGACCCGCTCCCGCCCGGCCCGGTCCCGGGACTCCAGCCCCGGCTCGACGGCGGGCTCGGTGAAGACCGGGCCGAGCAGCAGCGGGTACGCGTCGAGGAACTCCGCCCAGGCCGCCGTGAGCCCGGCGCCGGCGCGGGGCCTGCGGGCCGACCACGCCAAGCTCCAGGAGGCGTTCACCGGCCTCGTCCGGGATGCCCTGGCGGGCGCCGGTCACGCCGCGGCCGATCCACGCCGCGCGGCCCGCACCCTGCTGGCCCTGGCGGACGGCCTCACCACGCACGTCCTCGTCGGCCACCTCTCCCCGCGGGAGGCGTACGAGGTGCTCCACGGGCACCTGGCCGGCCTGTGGGGGCTGCCGGAGCCGTCGGCCGGGGCCTGAGCCCGCCGCCCCGGACCTCACGGACGGCTCAGCGCGCCGACGCCCCCTGTCCGACCCTGCCCCACCCGCACAGCGCCGGGTCGGCCAGCGCCCGGGTGAGGAACGGCTCGGGGTCCGTGGGTACCGGGGCGAGCCGCAGGCGGAGCAGGTCGGTCCCGGCGTCGGGGTGGCAGCACCAGTCGGCGGGGAGCAGGGCCAGCAGCCGGATGACGGTGATCTGGCCGGGTGGGGCGGCGGGGTCGGCGCGGTGCAGGGTGACGTCGAGGTGGGCGGGGGACCAGGTCACGGGGCGGCCTCCGGGGAGGGCGGGAACGCTCCCACGGCGTGGGGGCCGTCCGCGAACAGGTGGCGGGCGGCCGCGGTGAGAGCGGTGATGCCGGCGGGCAGGGCCTGGCGCAGGTCGGGGGCGAAGTCGGAGGCGTGGTTGGCCGGGACCGGGCGGCCCTCGGCCGTGGCGGCCCGCCAGGTGGCGGCCGGGGTCGTGCCGAGCATCCAGTAGGCGAGCGGGATCCGGGTGCCGTCGGCGAGGCGGGTGAGGTGGGTGAGGTCCTCGGTGGCCGGGGACGGTACGGCGGCCAGGACGCGCCCGGCGCCGAGGTGCTCGGCGTGGACGGCGCGCAGGGCGGCGGTGAGGTCCGGGTCGGGGGTGAGGACGGGCGAGCGGGCGGTGACGGTCAGTTCGGGTGGCCCGGGCGCGGCGGCGGCCTCGCTCTCGGCGGCCAGGACGCGCCGTACGGCCTCCTGGAGCCGGTCCAGGGCGGCCTCGGTGAAGGCGCGCAGGCCCAGCGAGAGGGTGGCCCGGTCGGGGATGACGTTGGCGCGGGTCCCGGCGTGCAGGGTGCCGACCGTCAGCACGGCCCCTTCGGCGGGCGCGGTCTCGCGGGCGGTGAGGGTGTGCAGCCGCACCACGGCGGAGGCGGCCATCAGCAGCGGGTCGGCGGCGAGGTGCGGGGTGGCGGCGTGACCGCCTCGGCCGTGCAGGACGGCCTCCAGGGTGCGGCTGCCGGCCATCAGCGGGCCGCCGGTGGCGTGGGCGAGGGTCCCGGCGGGCAGCGGGGCGGCGTGCTGGGCGAGGACGGCGTCGGGGCGGCCGAACCGCTCGTACAGCCCGTCGTCGGCGAGGGCGCGGGCGCCGGTGAGGGTCTCCTCGGCCGACTGGCCGAGGAGCAGCAGGCGGCCCTGCCAGTCGGCGCGGGTGGCGGCGAGGCGGGCGGCGGCGCCGGTGGCCGCGGCGGCGTGCAGGTCGTGGCCGCAGGCGTGCATGACGCCGGGGACGGCGGAGGCGTAGGGCAGGCCGGTGGCCTCGGTGACGGGGAGCGCGTCGAGTTCGGTACGGAGCAGGACGGTGGGCCCGGGGCCGTTGCGGAGTTCGGCGAGGAAGGAGGGGGTGCCGGCGAGCCCGGGGTGGACGGTGAGGCCGAGGGCGGTGAGTCGGTCGGTGAGCAGGGCGGCGGTGGAGTGTTCGGCGCCGGAGAGTTCCGGGGCCCGGTGCAGTGCGAGGTACAGCTCTACGGCGGCCTTCAACTCGGCGCGGGGCGGCTGGGTTTCGGGGGCGGCCACGGGCCTCACCTCTTCGTCCTCGGGGGTGTCCACCTGGATCCACGGGCCGTCCGGGCAGCGTGCGGCGCGGGCGCGTCAGGGGCGTCTCGTTCCGCTGTCAGTGCACTGTCAACGGGTGACAGCGTCCTGGCGGCGGATCTGACAGCGGGTGGGGCTGGGATGGCGTCAGCAAGGGAGTTCCGCCGGATCGGCCGGCGGGCCCCTGGGACCGCAGGGAGTACGCGATGACCCCCAAGACCGAGCTGGCCACCCTCGCCGACGAGATCCTGGAGCTGGAGTCGGAGACCTTCGAGATCTCGGACTACTCGGACGCCGCCGAGGTCGTGCTCGCCGGTTCGACGTCCTGCTCCTCGACGTCGACCTGCTCCAGCACCACCAGCACCACCTCCTGCTCGGCCTGATCCGGCCGATCGCGCGTACGGCCCCTGTCCCGGCGGCGTCCACCGCCGGGACAGGGGCCTTCGTGCATCGTGGGCCGGGGTGCTCACGGGAAGGGATGCGGGGCCAGGTGGACGGCGTCGGCGGGCAGGTCGTCCGGGCGGCGTCCGGCGGTGCGCAGCCCGGTGCGCAGGCGCTCCATGGTCAGGGCGCGCTGCCGGGTCCAGCCGAAGTCGATGGGGAGCAGCCCGGGGACGGCGGTGGCCACGGTGCTGAGGCCGGCGCGGGCCTGCTCCGGGGTGGTCTGGTCGACGGCGATCACGTCGTGGCCGCCGTCGGCGAGGACGCCGGTGAGCAGCGCCAGGTCGTCGCGGAGGTCACCGGTGCGGGGGCGGACGGCGGTCCAGTCCGCGAAGGCGTCGGCGAGCGGGAGGCGCTCCAGAGGGTCGAGGA
Coding sequences within it:
- a CDS encoding helix-turn-helix transcriptional regulator, translating into MAVFGLSATEEELYRHFLRNPGTSVDDVHLLLHTAGTDAARALERLRELGLLLPAGPEGRVVPADPEQAVSHLADRRLHELHQDLRRVTRARHVVDGLRAEQGARTAAPQGIEQIEGLAAIRGRIEDLAFFAREEILSVEPYTRLSPENIARSRPLDLRCLARGVVIRNVVRRCALSDPPTAAYLRELTASGAHIRVADEGEAGERLLVYDRRTVLVPLDPRDTARGALLAHKSGLVANIIALFEKIWAQAAPLDAEPEQGGLSPLSEMERQVLLAMCTVGKDEAGARELGVSVRTYRRHVADLLQLLGAASRAQAALLARERGWV
- a CDS encoding TetR family transcriptional regulator C-terminal domain-containing protein, translated to MSPAPARGLRADHAKLQEAFTGLVRDALAGAGHAAADPRRAARTLLALADGLTTHVLVGHLSPREAYEVLHGHLAGLWGLPEPSAGA
- a CDS encoding amidohydrolase, with amino-acid sequence MRPVAAPETQPPRAELKAAVELYLALHRAPELSGAEHSTAALLTDRLTALGLTVHPGLAGTPSFLAELRNGPGPTVLLRTELDALPVTEATGLPYASAVPGVMHACGHDLHAAAATGAAARLAATRADWQGRLLLLGQSAEETLTGARALADDGLYERFGRPDAVLAQHAAPLPAGTLAHATGGPLMAGSRTLEAVLHGRGGHAATPHLAADPLLMAASAVVRLHTLTARETAPAEGAVLTVGTLHAGTRANVIPDRATLSLGLRAFTEAALDRLQEAVRRVLAAESEAAAAPGPPELTVTARSPVLTPDPDLTAALRAVHAEHLGAGRVLAAVPSPATEDLTHLTRLADGTRIPLAYWMLGTTPAATWRAATAEGRPVPANHASDFAPDLRQALPAGITALTAAARHLFADGPHAVGAFPPSPEAAP
- a CDS encoding thiazolylpeptide-type bacteriocin, whose translation is MTPKTELATLADEILELESETFEISDYSDAAEVVLAGSTSCSSTSTCSSTTSTTSCSA